In one window of Phycisphaerales bacterium DNA:
- a CDS encoding PTS sugar transporter subunit IIA, producing the protein MKLLDILTPECVKAPLESTDKRGVIDEMVDLLSELGRVNNAQALKDAVWAREQTRTTGIGHGLAIPHGKCEGLSGLAMAIGKPASPIEFEAIDGQPVRLVVLLASPPDRTSDHIQALARISRLMTMDDFRDRIYAASDPEEIYQLLKDQEKAG; encoded by the coding sequence ATGAAGTTGCTGGACATCCTGACTCCCGAGTGCGTCAAGGCGCCCCTGGAGTCGACCGACAAACGCGGGGTCATCGACGAGATGGTCGACCTGCTGTCCGAGTTGGGCCGCGTCAACAACGCGCAAGCCCTCAAGGACGCCGTCTGGGCCCGAGAGCAGACCCGCACCACCGGCATCGGCCACGGCCTTGCCATTCCCCATGGCAAGTGCGAGGGGCTCAGCGGCCTGGCCATGGCCATCGGCAAGCCAGCCAGCCCCATCGAGTTCGAGGCCATCGACGGCCAGCCCGTCCGCCTTGTGGTCCTGCTGGCCAGCCCCCCCGACCGCACGAGCGACCACATCCAGGCGCTGGCGCGCATCAGCCGCCTGATGACCATGGACGACTTCCGCGATCGCATCTACGCGGCCAGCGATCCAGAGGAGATCTACCAACTCCTCAAGGATCAGGAAAAGGCCGGCTGA
- a CDS encoding ABC-F family ATP-binding cassette domain-containing protein, with product MPVLAVANLDLSYGDDMILRGCSLSIEPRERVAIVGPNGTGKSSLLKIMAGVQKPDAGEVSLQRGARVAYLAQDPRIDRGLTLRQHAEGAFEELAALHLQLEAVFHKLADATGEDLQKAMAEQARIEERIQAAGGYNVDHRIDGVLHGLGFRDAQFSLPVEKLSGGQKARLALARALLTEPDVLLMDEPTNHLDVHGRIWLEDFLVDAFKGAVVLIAHDRSVLSRVAERVVELERGRIISYPGGYNAFRTLRADRLKTQLEAWERQQTKFRQEQAFIDKYRAGQRAKQAKGRESRLDRARESSTLEKPVELAVFKPSLPPAPRTGDIVVKATGLTMRYPRDDGSTLTLFEDLDITISRGERWGVVGPNGAGKSTLVECLLNKREPSAGQVKHGAGLKVGYFSQGRGDMDPMTTVPRHIQRVVARLADAEEGPDKPKLLSEQEARDLAGAFLFSGDRQESLLGDMSGGERARAALAALLACARNVLVLDEPTNHLDIPSAERLEALLERGQGKKSGTFDGTLIVVSHDRTLIDAVCDHLIVFDGKGRVSLHMGGWSEWLAGGARAISAPEPTKRTVPPPAPPPAPAPKKKAGKSKFSWMPVEAIEQKIQELEGEISRIDAKLDDPEIWKDAVRAAEINAKRDDLKAELDELETEWLGRV from the coding sequence GTGCCCGTCCTCGCCGTCGCGAATCTCGACCTGTCCTACGGCGACGACATGATCCTGCGCGGGTGCTCGCTCTCCATCGAGCCCCGCGAGCGAGTGGCCATCGTTGGCCCCAACGGCACCGGCAAGAGCAGCCTGCTCAAGATCATGGCCGGCGTCCAGAAGCCGGACGCGGGCGAGGTGTCGCTCCAGCGGGGCGCCCGCGTTGCCTACCTGGCCCAGGATCCTCGGATCGATCGCGGGCTGACCCTCCGCCAGCACGCCGAGGGCGCCTTCGAAGAACTGGCCGCCCTGCACCTCCAACTCGAGGCCGTCTTCCACAAGCTGGCCGACGCCACCGGCGAAGATCTCCAGAAAGCCATGGCCGAGCAGGCTCGCATCGAAGAGCGCATCCAGGCCGCCGGCGGCTACAACGTCGATCACCGCATCGATGGCGTCCTGCACGGCTTGGGTTTCCGCGACGCGCAGTTCTCCCTTCCGGTCGAGAAGCTCAGCGGCGGCCAGAAGGCCCGCCTGGCCCTCGCCCGTGCGCTGCTGACCGAGCCCGACGTCCTCTTGATGGACGAACCGACCAACCACCTGGACGTGCACGGCCGCATCTGGCTTGAAGACTTCCTGGTCGATGCGTTCAAGGGCGCCGTCGTCCTCATCGCACACGATCGCTCCGTGCTCAGCCGGGTGGCCGAGCGCGTCGTGGAGCTCGAACGCGGCCGGATCATCAGCTACCCCGGTGGATACAACGCGTTCCGCACGCTGCGGGCCGATCGACTGAAGACGCAACTGGAGGCATGGGAGCGACAGCAGACCAAGTTCCGCCAGGAGCAGGCCTTCATCGACAAGTATCGGGCCGGCCAGCGGGCCAAGCAGGCCAAGGGGCGCGAGAGCCGCCTCGATCGGGCACGCGAGTCGTCCACGCTCGAGAAGCCCGTCGAACTTGCCGTCTTCAAGCCAAGCCTGCCGCCCGCGCCGCGGACGGGCGACATCGTCGTCAAAGCAACCGGCCTGACCATGCGCTATCCCCGCGACGACGGCTCCACGCTCACCCTGTTCGAAGATCTAGACATCACCATCTCGCGCGGCGAACGCTGGGGCGTCGTTGGCCCCAACGGTGCGGGCAAGAGCACGCTCGTTGAGTGTCTGCTCAACAAGCGGGAACCCTCGGCCGGCCAGGTCAAGCACGGCGCTGGACTGAAGGTCGGCTACTTCAGCCAGGGCCGCGGCGATATGGATCCGATGACCACCGTGCCGCGGCACATCCAGCGGGTCGTGGCCCGCCTTGCCGACGCCGAAGAAGGCCCCGACAAGCCCAAGCTTTTGAGCGAACAGGAGGCCCGCGACCTGGCCGGCGCGTTCCTCTTCTCGGGCGACCGCCAGGAGTCGCTCCTGGGCGATATGTCCGGCGGCGAGCGGGCGCGGGCGGCACTGGCCGCGCTGCTCGCCTGTGCACGAAACGTGCTGGTGCTCGACGAACCGACGAACCACTTGGACATTCCCAGTGCCGAACGCCTCGAAGCCCTGCTGGAGCGCGGGCAGGGCAAGAAGAGCGGGACCTTCGATGGAACGCTGATCGTCGTCAGTCACGACCGCACGCTCATCGACGCGGTATGCGACCACCTGATCGTCTTTGATGGCAAGGGCCGCGTAAGCCTGCACATGGGCGGCTGGAGCGAATGGCTCGCCGGCGGAGCACGTGCCATCTCGGCACCCGAACCGACCAAACGCACGGTGCCACCACCGGCGCCGCCCCCTGCGCCGGCGCCGAAGAAGAAGGCGGGCAAGAGCAAGTTCTCCTGGATGCCCGTCGAGGCCATCGAGCAGAAGATTCAGGAGCTGGAGGGTGAGATTTCGCGCATCGATGCGAAGCTGGACGATCCCGAGATCTGGAAGGACGCCGTCCGAGCCGCCGAGATCAACGCCAAACGCGATGACCTCAAGGCCGAACTGGATGAGCTGGAAACGGAGTGGCTA